One Primulina huaijiensis isolate GDHJ02 chromosome 8, ASM1229523v2, whole genome shotgun sequence genomic region harbors:
- the LOC140983003 gene encoding uncharacterized protein, whose protein sequence is MEQSSDNDLDLLLQSHDDDEEEDSAATEADHHLVTVDEILLNHSSPSPPASPRNDDYFPRRQEQSQHRDANVSTFNYSASGASGDTYTTKYMGRVLPHLFGGGLIKSHSKPGAALEAAVAASRSIPTPHAVAIKSMRATTGAMRSVVSDTSAMVAVGDELLLSQSSVASVGTQNWSDAGNYLEGLGFSESQQAEDVGLEELRSSEHDSISEKADAGGGHSSGQGVNEAEVLTNLKTLAEVGDMDEVHRIANEEEECATLKFETLNAPPVENEEESVLDEECEVTAEVFPSDITGEDDVTAQHLSIFLDVNMPYGDEFKTRGEKSSDFSEVVSEHGDRDYASSPSDVSDLLSPRDIERNDGELLKNSHSSIKPLDLAEEIEKKQAYTGLHYEEGAAAQPMRLEGVTKGSVVLGYFDVNADNAVSRMISSPYFRRDHGSPQVVAVHVNYIAVGMSKGTIFVVPSKYNAHHVDNMNEKMTLLGLQDDRSLVSVTAMCFNQNGDLLFAGYGDGHYTIWDVQKASALKVVMEHRAPVVHLLYLGPESQVTRQFHVVSGDSKGLVKLIRFSVVPWVNVISYTKSVKLFDETTSKVLCASPLLYGEGHGGAMALSQGSSSASTNSGGSTAGGIDDEGVVMFVTHQSALVAKVSPSVKVYAQIPKPDGVKEGAMPYAALKCMSQSPGSSSENTHVEALDKALLLAIAWDQKIQVAKLVKSELKTVKKWDLESAAIGLAWLDDQMLVVLTLAAQLYLFASDGNEIHRTSFYVDGFQWDDLISYHIYFTNAFGNPEKAYHNSVAIRGATLYFLGPEHLVVSRLLSWKERIEVLQKSGDWMGALNMAMTFYDGQTHGAIDLPKNLNDIQICIMPFLVELIQSYVNGVFSYLLVICGNQDVLMDPDEIKEQYTRVGGVAVEFCVHIRRTDILFDDILSKFEEANAKEIFLELLEPYILKDMLGSLPPAIMQALVEHYCARGWLQRIEQCVLHMDMLSLDFNQVVRLCREHRLHHALIYLFNKGLDDFRTPLEEFLIVLQNSRLEDAASLGYRMLVYLKYCFRGLAFPPGRGSLPLTRLPSLREELLQSLLMTSSVPNTWAVTILPANGVYANILHLLQLDTEATLDVLNYAFTEDELPLSTDSSQESTYLCKEPGQSQILVQKTVDILAGILDASNSQRGSPLCCDDMHSKQIWPSKKDVGHMCDYIAYHVMSARAKVSRDILGLILEYLTSDVDISYTALGKTAEILKRNEKQLLSLLEVVPEAHWDASGLLHLCEKAQFHQVCGYIHSTRHQYVAALHSYMKIANEPIHAFSFIHYMLQLLCTEEYDTFESAVISSIPVLLKLSREGAYFLITDQLSGKFQQILSDLHSQQESLFLYLKTVVEIQTTGSLNLSCLKKADVSDIPNARRAHKKSMDVEAYLVAISNSLNHMRNNEVHVTDEMTELYFELLCQYERESVLKFLETSESYRVENCLRLCQEYGIVDAASFLLERVGEVGSALLLILSNLHDRIVKLDAVIQKGCFDSKLDDLNPIMKKKDVADIFDLVRSCIGLCQRNSPRLEPDESEQLWFQLLDSFFDFLSDSSNARIDSGREVLKYSLDGSYSQVEDEDEWKAKRKISRPCKSHIKRKLFTIFIKEIVEGMIGYVKLPRIMLKLLSDNGNQEFGDFKLTILGMLGTYDFERRILDIANSLIQDDTYYTMSLLRKGASHGYAPRNFVCCICNSLLAKNSDSHVQVFSCGHAMHVHCEPEENEESFRGTSTGCPICSSRKKSTPGAIGKSVFDDNGLVSKFSLRAQQASGTQTLHPHDQHDIFENSFFSHTASRFELLNNLQKDQKLVQLENTVQLRLAPPAIYHEKLKKKTEISGRESTSRVSTTEKSTRQSRDKKLKGLSLRSTLKTNIFRNGNIREK, encoded by the exons ATGGAACAATCATCTGATAATGATCTAGATTTGCTTCTTCAATCTCacgatgatgatgaagaagaagactCTGCTGCAACTGAAGCTGATCATCACTTGGTTACTGTCGATGAAATCCTGCTCAATCACTCCTCTCCGTCTCCACCAGCTTCACCCCGCAACGATGATTACTTCCCCCGCCGGCAGGAACAATCACAACATAGGGATGCAAATGTGTCTACTTTTAATTATTCGGCTTCTGGTGCTAGTGGCGATACCTATACAACCAAGTACATGGGTAGGGTTTTGCCACATTTGTTTGGTGGTGGGCTGATAAAATCTCATTCCAAACCTGGAGCTGCTCTGGAGGCTGCCGTAGCTGCCTCTCGCTCAATTCCCACGCCCCACGCGGTGGCCATCAAGTCGATGAGAGCTACCACCGGTGCTATGCGGAGTGTGGTTTCTGATACTTCCGCAATGGTTGCTGTCGGTGATGAATTGTTACTATCACAGTCATCTGTGGCTTCGGTAGGCACTCAGAATTGGTCTGACGCTGGGAATTATCTCGAGGGATTAGGCTTTTCCGAGTCGCAGCAAGCAGAAGACGTTGGATTGGAGGAACTTCGATCTTCTGAACATGATTCAATCTCGGAAAAAGCTGATGCTGGTGGAGGACATTCTTCTGGACAGGGTGTCAATGAAGCTGAGGTTTTAACCAACCTGAAGACTTTAGCGGAGGTGGGTGATATGGATGAAGTACATCGGATTGCAAATGAGGAGGAAGAATGTGCCACTCTGAAGTTTGAAACCCTGAATGCTCCCCCTGTTGAAAATGAAGAAGAATCAGTTTTGGATGAAGAATGTGAGGTAACTGCTGAAGTCTTTCCTTCTGATATAACTGGTGAAGATGACGTGACAGCCCAACACCTGTCCATTTTTTTGGATGTAAATATGCCATATGGTGATGAATTCAAGACTAGAGGAGAAAAATCAAGTGATTTCAGCGAAGTAGTTTCTGAACATGGGGACCGAGATTATGCTAGTTCACCAAGTGATGTTTCGGATTTACTGTCTCCACGGGACATTGAGAGGAATGATGGAGAGTTACTGAAGAACTCTCATTCTTCCATAAAGCCCCTTGATTTGGCCGAAGAAATTGAGAAGAAGCAAGCGTATACAGGTTTGCACTATGAAGAAGGTGCAGCTGCGCAACCAATGAGACTTGAGGGTGTAACAAAAGGCTCTGTTGTGTTGGGCTATTTTGATGTTAATGCTGACAATGCCGTTAGCCGGATGATATCATCTCCATATTTCCGGCGTGATCATGGATCACCTCAAGTTGTGGCAGTACATGTCAACTATATTGCAGTAGGAATGTCAAAAGGAACGATTTTTGTTGTGCCCAGCAAATATAATGCCCATCACGTTGACAACATGAATGAAAAG ATGACATTGCTTGGGTTACAAGATGATAGATCTCTTGTCTCTGTGACTGCAATGTGCTTTAATCAGAACGGAGACTTGCTCTTTGCAGGATATGGCGATGGTCATTATACTATTTGGGATGTGCAAAAGGCCTCTGCACTCAAAGTCGTAATGGAACATAGAGCACCAGTAGTCCACTTGTTATATCTGGGGCCTGAATCTCAAGTTACACGACAATTTCATGTAGTTAGTGGTGACAGCAAGGGTTTGGTCAAGTTGATTCGGTTTTCAGTGGTTCCATGGGTTAATGTGATATCATACACCAAATCAGTG AAACTGTTTGATGAAACAACTAGCAAAGTACTGTGTGCTTCTCCATTGCTATATGGTGAAGGCCATGGAGGTGCAATGGCCTTGTCTCAGGGTAGCAGTTCTGCTTCTACTAATAGTGGTGGCAGCACCGCTGGAGGTATAGACGATGAAGGTGTTGTGATGTTCGTCACGCATCAATCTGCTCTGGTG GCAAAAGTCAGTCCCAGTGTGAAAGTCTATGCTCAAATTCCTAAACCTGATGGTGTCAAGGAGGGTGCCATGCCATATGCCGCGCTGAAATGTATGTCACAGTCTCCTGGTTCTTCATCCG AAAATACCCATGTGGAAGCATTAGATAAAGCTTTACTGCTTGCAATTGCTTGGGATCAGAAAATTCAAGTCGCTAAGCTGGTGAAGTCCGAGTTAAAGACAGTCAAGAAGTGGGACCTTGAAAGTGCAGCAATAGGTCTGGCATGGTTGGATGATCAG ATGTTGGTCGTTCTCACTTTGGCAGCTCAACTCTATTTGTTTGCAAGTGATGGAAATGAGATTCACCGGACAAGCTTTTATGTTGATGGGTTTCAATGGGATGAtttgatatcatatcatatatattttacaaatGCTTTTGGGAACCCTGAGAAGGCTTATCACAACAGTGTTGCCATAAGGGGAGCTACTTTATACTTTCTTGGACCAGAGCATCTTGTTGTTTCCCGCCTTCTTTCCTGGAAGGAACGAATTGAAGTTCTGCAAAAATCGGGTGACTGGATGGGTGCCTTAAACATGGCCATGACATTTTATGATGGTCAAACGCATGGTGCCATAGACCTTCCTAAAAATTTGAATGACATACAAATCTGTATCATGCCCTTCTTGGTGGAGTTAATTCAGTCATATGTTAACGGAGTATTTTCTTATTTATTGGTAATATGTGGCAACCAAGATGTACTTATGGATCCAGATGAGATAAAGGAGCAGTACACACGTGTCGGTGGTGTTGCAGTTGAATTTTGTGTCCATATTAGGAGAACTGACATCCTCTTTGATGATATTCTTTCAAAATTTGAAGAGGCGAATGCTAAAG AGATTTTTCTGGAGCTTTTGGAACCTTATATTTTGAAAGATATGCTGGGATCTCTTCCACCTGCG atcatgcaAGCTTTGGTGGAGCATTATTGCGCGAGAGGTTGGTTGCAGAGGATTGAACAATGTGTACTCCACATGGACATGTTGTCTTTGGATTTTAATCAG GTTGTCCGCCTATGCAGGGAACATCGATTGCATCATGCATTGATATATTTGTTTAACAAAGGTTTAGATGATTTTAGGACCCCTCTCGAAGAGTTCCTGATTGTTTTACAAAATAGCAGATTAGAAGATGCTGCTTCACTCGG GTACAGGATGCTTGTTTACCTAAAATATTGCTTTCGGGGTCTTGCTTTTCCTCCAG GACGTGGAAGCCTTCCTCTTACACGTCTGCCCTCCCTTAGAGAAGAGCTTCTGCAGTCTCTGTTGATGACTTCCAGTGTTCCAAATACGTGGGCTGTTACAATCTTACCGGCAAATGGGGTCTATGCCAACATACTTCATCTGTTACAATTGGATACTGAGGCGACTTTAGatgttttaaattatgcatTTACAGAAGATGAACTTCCTTTATCAACCGATTCTTCCCAGGAATCAACCTATTTGTGCAAGGAACCTGGTCAAAGTCAAATATTGGTTCAGAAAACTGTTGATATTCTTGCAGGTATACTTGATGCTAGTAATTCTCAAAGAGGAAGTCCTCTCTGCTGCGATGATATGCACTCAAAGCAAATTTGGCCATCAAAGAAAGATGTAGGTCACATGTGTGATTATATAGCTTACCATGTGATGTCTGCGCGAGCAAAGGTCTCAAGAGATATCCTTGGTCTAATTTTGGAATACTTGACGTCAGATGTCGATATCTCTTATACTGCCTTGGGGAAGACTGCTGAAATCttaaaaagaaatgaaaaacaGCTGTTATCATTACTAGAAGTAGTGCCAGAGGCTCATTGGGATGCTTCTGGTTTGTTACATTTGTGTGAAAAGGCTCAGTTCCATCAG GTTTGTGGCTATATCCATTCCACCAGGCATCAATACGTTGCTGCTTTGCACAGTTATATGAAAATAGCTAATGAACCTATACATGCATTCTCCTTTATCCATTATATGCTCCAACTACTCTGCACTGAAGAATATGATACTTTTGAATCAGCTGTTATTTCTAGCATTCCAGTTCTTCTTAAACTGAGCAG AGAAGGAGCATATTTCCTGATCACCGACCAACTTTCTGGAAAGTTTCAACAAATTTTGTCTGACCTGCACTCTCAACAGGAAAGCCTTTTCCTCTACTTGAAGACAGTTGTTGAAATTCAAACAACTGGTTCCCTCAACCTCTCTTGTCTAAAAAAGGCTGATGTTTCAGATATTCCTAATGCTAGAAGAGCTCATAAGAAGTCGATGGATGTTGAAGCTTATCTAGTTGCAATATCAAACTCCCTTAATCATATGCGTAACAATGAAGTTCATGTTACTGATGAAATGACTGAGTTGTACTTTGAG CTGTTATGTCAATATGAACGTGAATCTGTTCTCAAATTCTTGGAAACTTCTGAAAGCTATAGAGTGGAAAATTGTTTGCGATTGTGCCAGGAATATGGAATAGTTGATGCAGCTTCATTCTTATTAGAAAGGGTTGGGGAAGTTGGAAGTGCTCTTCTGCTTATTCTTTCTAATCTTCATGACAGAATTGTCAAACTTGATGCTGTAATTCAAAAGGGATGCTTTGATAGTAAACTGGATGATCTCAATCCCAttatgaagaagaaagat GTCGCTGATATATTTGATCTTGTGCGATCTTGTATTGGATTATGCCAAAGAAACAGTCCCCGCTTGGAACCTGATGAGTCTGAGCAGCTTTGGTTTCAGTTGCTTGATTC GTTTTTTGATTTCTTGTCAGATTCAAGTAATGCTAGAATAGATTCGGGGAGAGAAGTGCTCAAGTACTCTCTTGATGGATCATACAGTCAGGTGGAAGATGAAGATGAGTGGAAAGCTAAACGGAAAATCTCCAGGCCTTGTAAAAGTCACATAAAGAGGAAATTGTTTACCATATTCATTAAAGAAATTGTCGAGGGAATGATTGGTTATGTTAAGCTTCCAAGGATCATGTTGAAGCTTCTTTCTGATAATGGCAATCAGGAATTTGGTGATTTTAAACTTACAATACTTGGGATGCTAGGAACATATGATTTTGAGAGAAGAATTCTG GACATTGCAAACAGTTTGATCCAGGATGATACATACTATACCATGAGTTTACTGAGGAAGGGGGCTTCTCATGGTTATGCCCCTCGGAACTTTGTCTGCTGTATCTGTAACTCCCTTCTTGCCAAAAACTCTGATTCTCACGTTCAAGTATTCAGTTGTGGTCATGCAATGCATGTACACTGTGAACCTGAGGAAAATGAGGAGTCATTTAGGGGAACCTCTACTGGATGTCCTATTTGTAGTTCTAGGAAGAAATCTACTCCAGGGGCAATTGGAAAATCTGTGTTTGACGATAATGGCTTAGTAAGCAAGTTCTCATTAAGGGCACAACAAGCATCTGGGACGCAAACATTGCATCCTCATGATCAACACGATATCTTTGAGAACTCATTTTTTTCTCATACTGCTTCGAGG TTTGAACTCTTGAATAATCTTCAGAAAGACCAGAAATTAGTTCAGCTTGAAAACACAGTTCAGTTGAGGCTAGCACCACCTGCTATTTACCATGAAAAGTTGAAGAAAAAAACAGAAATTTCAGGCAGAGAAAGCACCAGCCGTGTTTCAACCACAGAAAAATCAACTAGGCAATCAAGGGATAAAAAACTGAAGGGATTATCATTACGATCCACCCTGAAAACCAATATATTCA GGAATGGAAATATTCGTGAGAAGTGA